The genomic segment GCCGTCACGACCGTGACCGGGGCGCCGTCCAGCTCCCGCTCCATCAGCTTCACGCCCTCGGGCGCCGCCAGCAGGCAGAGGGCGGTGACGTCGTCCGCGCCCCGGGTGATCAGCTCGTTGATCGCCGCGATGAGGGTGCCGCCGGTCGCCAGCATCGGGTCGAGGACGTAGACCTGGCGCCCGGAGAGGTCGTCCGGCATCCGGGTCGCGTAGGTCGAGGCCTGCAGCGTCTCCTCGTTGCGGAGCATGCCGAGGAAACCCACCTCGGCGGTGGGCAGCAGCCGCACCATGCCCTCCAGCATCCCCAGCCCGGCCCGGAGGATCGGCACCACCAGGGGGCGCGGATGGGAGAGCCGTACCCCGGTGGTCGCGGTCACCGGGGTCTCGATGCCGGCCTGTTCCGTGCGCACATCACGGGTGGCCTCGTACGCGAGCAGGGTCACCAGTTCGTCGGCGAGCCGCCGGAAGGTGGGGGAGTCGGTGCGCTTGTCGCGCAGTGTGGTGAGTTTGTGCGCCACCAGCGGGTGGTCGACGACGTGGATCCGCATGGCACCGACACTAACCGCTCCCCGGCCGGGCGTGCGCCGCGCGGGCCCCCGGCGCACGCCCGGCCCGCCCGCCCGCGTCCGGTCGCATCAATATCCGCGCGCGGGGAAAGTGGGAGGAATACCCCCGGGCCACGGGGCCCGGGACCGGCACCGCCGTCCGGGCGGTGCCGCGAGCGGATGGGGATGGTGTCTGCATGGCGGACCGCGACCGGGGAACCGACGAGGCCTCGCCCGCGACCGCGGCGGAGTCCGCCGCGGAGCGGCGCCGGCGCCGTGCCCAGTTCCTGCGCGAACTCCACGAGGCCCGGGAGCTCCGCGACCGGGTGCAGCCGCGGCGCGCCCGCGCCGCCCGGATGCGCCAGCAGATGCGGATGCGCACCTTCCGCTGGTGAGCGGAGCCGGACACGCCGCCGGCGGCCCTTCCCCTCTTGGCATTTCAGGGCAGCCCCGAACCGTCTCGATCAGGCTCGATAAGAGACCGATCACAGGACTGGTACACGACGCACAGTCGAAGACCTCTCACAATGGCGTTGTTTCTGCCACGATTCCGAGTGGACGGGACAGCGGAACAGCCGCGCCCGGTACGGCCCCGGCACACGCCTATGACCAGTGGGAGAGTCACGGTGTACTTCGCCGCACTGCTCGCGCGCACCGAAGACGGGTGGGAAGCGAGCGACACAGAGCTCGACGATGTGGAGTCCCTGGCCGATCTGATGGATCTGGCCCGAGGGGCATCGACCGACGACGACACGGTGATCGCCTTCATCGAGCAGGAGGACGCCTGGTTCGGCCTCCTGCGGGTCGACGGCGAAGAGGATCCGCGCATCTTCATCTCCGACGGGGCGGCCGCCGCCCGCAGCTCGTACGGCGAGATCATGCTCACCGACGAACTGCTCGGCAGGGACCCGGACGACCTCGACGACCTGGTCGACCTCGACGGCACCGAGGACGGCGAGCCGGACGACGACGAGGAGACCGCCGACGACGGCGTGCCCCCCGGCCCGATCGGGGACTCGCTGATCCTCGACGACCTCGGGATGCCCGAGAGCGAACTGCTCGCCCTGGACGCGGACGCGCTCAGCTCGATCGCCGACGCGCTCGGCTGCGTGGACGTCCTGGAAGCGGTCCGCTGAGGAGCGGCCCGCCCCGCCCCTGCCCGACACTGTCCCCATGGACCCCACCCCCTCCCCGGCCGTCCGGACCGGACGCCCCGGCCCGGACGGCCGCCCCGAGCCCCCGCACGACCCGGTACGGGACCGCTGGCGGCCCGCCATGCGCCTGGCCCTGGCCGAGGCCGCCCGTGCGCCGGAGACGGGTGACGTCCCGGTGGGCGCCGTCGTCCTCGGCCCGGACGGGGCCGTACTCGGCCGCGGCCGCAACGAGAGGGAGGCGGCCGGCGACCCGACGGCGCACGCCGAGGTGCTCGCGCTCCGCGAGGCGGCCCGCGCCCGCGGGGAGTGGCGGCTGTCCGGCTGCACCCTCGTGGTGACCCTGGAGCCCTGCACCATGTGCGCCGGCGCCGCCGTCCTCTCCCGCGTCGACCGGATCGTGTACGGGGCGCCCGACGCCAAGGCGGGCGCGGCCGGGTCGCTCTGGGACGTCGTACGGGACCGCCGGCTCAACCACCGCCCGGAGGTGATCGCCGGGGTGCTCACCGAGGAGTGCGCCGCCCCGCTGACCCGCTTCTTCCGGGGCGGAGAGCCCTGACGGGCCCGTCCCGCCCGCCGCACGGGGAACCGGATTTCGATCCCGGGGCCGCCTCCGCTAAGCTCTCTCCCGGTAGCGTGTCCGAGCGGCCGAAGGAGCTCGCCTCGAAAGCGAGTGTGGCGCAAGTCACCGAGGGTTCAAATCCCTCCGCTACCGCTCTTCGCGAAGGGCCCCGCCGATCCGGCGGGGCCCTTCGCGCGTCCCGTTCCGGCCCTCTCCGCGCCCGTGGGTATCCGCAGGCCACCGGCCCATTGCCCGGAGCCGCAAGATCGCCGTACGCTCTGGCCCCGCACCGGCGTTCGGGCGCTAGACTCACGCGACTGCTCAGGGGGCAGCACGCTCGGCACCGGGGCAGGGAGGCGGTTCGTCATGGCACAGGCGAAGAAGATCGGGATGTACCTGCTCATCGTCTTCGTGCTGTACACGATCATCACCTCCCCCGACCGGGCCGGTGAGCTCGTCCAGATAGGCTTCGACGGCATATCCACCGCCGCCCAGGGCGTCGGTGAGTTCATGTCCCGGCTGGTCAACTGAGCCGGACGGTACCCGGCCGGGGCCCCCGCCCGCCCCGTGAGCCCTGTGCCCTGTGAGCCCCGCGAGGAGCGTCCCGTGATCCGCCATCTGGTCCTTTTCAAACTGAACGAGGGCGTGCGGCGCGACGACCCGCGCGCCGTGGCCGGCGCCGAGGCGTTCCGGGAGCTCGGCGGAGTGATCCCGGAGCTGGAGTTCTGGGAGTGCGCCTGGAACATCGCCGACCGGCCCATCGCCTACGACTTCGCCATCAACTCCGCCGTGGCCGACGCGGACGCCCTGCGGCGCTACCTCGAACACCCGGCGCACCAGGCCGCCGCGGCAATGTGGCGTGAGTTCGCCACCTGGGTGATCGCCGACTACGAGTTCTGAGCCCGGCTCCGGCCGCGGGCGGCCCCTCACCCACCCCGGGTGAGGGGCCGCCGCCGTACCCGGGCCGGCCCCGAACACCCCCGGGGCGCGCCCGTGAGCGGCCGGGAACCGCCCGGGCGGCCGCTCCGCGCGGCGCTTCCGCGCGCTCCTCACGGGCCGCGCCGACGGCCCAACTTGCCACGGACACGGCAGTATCCGGTGCTTGCACACGACGCGCATGTCTTGTGATGCTATGACCGCTTTTGCCGGATGATGAACTCTGTGAAGGGGTGGCATGACCGCTTCGGCTCGCACCGCGCCCGCGACGCCCTTCCGGAGCGGCATCGGCCGATCCCGCGAGAGCCGCGGGGCCGACACCCGCGCCCTCACCCAGGTCCTCTTCCAGAAGCTCTCCGGACTGACCCCCGGCACCGCCGAGCACGCCCGGGTGCGCACCGCCCTGATCGAGGCGAACCTGCCGCTGGTGCGCTACGCCGCCGCCCGCTTCCGCAGCCGCAACGAGCCCATGGAGGACGTGGTCCAGGTCGGCACCATCGGCCTGATCAACGCCATCGACCGGTTCGACCCCGAACGCGGCGTCCAGTTCCCCACCTTCGCCATGCCGACCGTCATCGGCGAGATCAAGCGCTACTTCCGCGACAACGTCCGCACCGTCCACGTACCCCGCCGGCTGCACGAGCTGTGGGTCCAGGTGAACGGCGCCACCGAGGACCTGACCGTGCTGCACGGACGCTCCCCCACCACGGCCGAGATCGCGGAGCGCCTGCGCATCCCCGAGGAGGACGTGCTCGCCTGCATCGAGGCCGGCCGCTCGTACCACGCGACCTCACTGGAGGCGGCCCAGGAGGGCGACGGTCTGCCCGGTCTGGTCGACCGCCTCGGCTACGAGGACCCGGCGCTCGCCGGGGTCGAGCACCGCGATCTGGTGCGGCATCTGCTGGTCCAACTGCCCGAGCGGGAGCAGCGCATCCTGATGCTCCGTTACTACAACAATCTGACGCAGTCGCAGATCAGCGCGGAGCTGGGGGTCAGTCAGATGCATGTGTCACGACTGCTGTCGAGGAGCTTCGCACGCCTGAGGTCCGCCAATAGAATCGAGGCGTAACCGGGACGAGTGGCCATTCCTGCGCAGATAAATCGACTTGGCACTACAGCGCGTTGCCGACATGTGACATTCTGCAGGAACTGTGTTTGCCGTGGCGCCGCCTCCGGTATTCAGGTGGAGGCTGGTTCTCCTCTTCCGCGAGGATGCCGCTGCGACTCGTCCGCAACCCAAGGGGGTGGCATGTCCGTAGAACTGGGCAGCTCGAAGGTGCTCACCAATGACGCACCGCAT from the Streptomyces xinghaiensis S187 genome contains:
- a CDS encoding Dabb family protein; amino-acid sequence: MIRHLVLFKLNEGVRRDDPRAVAGAEAFRELGGVIPELEFWECAWNIADRPIAYDFAINSAVADADALRRYLEHPAHQAAAAMWREFATWVIADYEF
- the tadA gene encoding tRNA adenosine(34) deaminase TadA, producing the protein MDPTPSPAVRTGRPGPDGRPEPPHDPVRDRWRPAMRLALAEAARAPETGDVPVGAVVLGPDGAVLGRGRNEREAAGDPTAHAEVLALREAARARGEWRLSGCTLVVTLEPCTMCAGAAVLSRVDRIVYGAPDAKAGAAGSLWDVVRDRRLNHRPEVIAGVLTEECAAPLTRFFRGGEP
- the upp gene encoding uracil phosphoribosyltransferase produces the protein MRIHVVDHPLVAHKLTTLRDKRTDSPTFRRLADELVTLLAYEATRDVRTEQAGIETPVTATTGVRLSHPRPLVVPILRAGLGMLEGMVRLLPTAEVGFLGMLRNEETLQASTYATRMPDDLSGRQVYVLDPMLATGGTLIAAINELITRGADDVTALCLLAAPEGVKLMERELDGAPVTVVTAAVDERLNEHGYIVPGLGDAGDRMYGTAG
- a CDS encoding RNA polymerase sigma factor SigF codes for the protein MTASARTAPATPFRSGIGRSRESRGADTRALTQVLFQKLSGLTPGTAEHARVRTALIEANLPLVRYAAARFRSRNEPMEDVVQVGTIGLINAIDRFDPERGVQFPTFAMPTVIGEIKRYFRDNVRTVHVPRRLHELWVQVNGATEDLTVLHGRSPTTAEIAERLRIPEEDVLACIEAGRSYHATSLEAAQEGDGLPGLVDRLGYEDPALAGVEHRDLVRHLLVQLPEREQRILMLRYYNNLTQSQISAELGVSQMHVSRLLSRSFARLRSANRIEA